A single window of Zea mays cultivar B73 chromosome 10, Zm-B73-REFERENCE-NAM-5.0, whole genome shotgun sequence DNA harbors:
- the LOC100381633 gene encoding uncharacterized protein isoform X1 has protein sequence MSVLLRMCVLIYVGTNGETFFNTTALVTCIQNFPKSRGQTVGIMKGFAGLSSAILTQLYAVMHTPDHATLVFMVAVGPSLVALGLMFIIRPVGGHRQVRPSDKNSFLFIYTICLLLASYLVGVMLVQDFMQLSDNVVGILTVLLLILLVLPIMIPVTLTLSSKTQHPIEEALLFESSKGETSTSQEKEDQPEVILSEVEEEKPKDIDSLPPSERRKRIAELQTKLVQAAARGGVRIRRKPHRGENFTLMQALVKADFWLIWCSLLLGSGSGLTVIDNLGQMSQAVGFKDVHIFVSLTSIWNFLGRVGGGYFSEIIIREHAYPRHIALVIAQILMAVGHFLFAMAWPRTMYIGTFLVGLGYGAHWAIVPAAVSELFGVKHFGAMYNFLTVANPTGSLIFSGLIASNLYDYEAEKQAQGHQITALTSPRLLHNMGFLADGPLKCEGAVCFFVSSLIMSAFCVVGAGLSLMVVYRTKRVYTQLYRSNRT, from the exons ATGAGTGTACTGCTGAGG ATGTGTGTTCTTATCTATGTTGGGACCAACGGTGAGACATTCTTCAACACAACCGCACTTGTTACATGCATACAGAACTTCCCCAAGAGCAGAGGTCAGACAGTGGGTATTATGAAAGGATTTGCGGGCCTTAGCAGTGCAATCTTGACGCAGCTGTATGCAGTAATGCACACACCAGACCATGCAACACTTGTCTTCATGGTTGCAGTTGGTCCATCGTTGGTTGCTCTTGGCCTGATGTTTATTATTAGGCCTGTTGGAGGTCACCGCCAGGTGCGTCCATCTGACAAGAACAGCTTCTTGTTCATCTACACTATCTGTTTGCTCCTCGCCTCATATCTTGTCGGCGTCATGCTAGTCCAAGATTTCATGCAACTGAGCGACAATGTGGTTGGTATTCTCACTGTGCTTCTTCTCATACTTCTTGTTTTACCAATCATGATCCCTGTGACCTTGACATTATCATCCAAAACACAACATCCAATTGAAGAGGCTCTCCTTTTTGAATCATCAAAAGGAGAGACAAGCACTTCACAAGAGAAAGAGGATCAGCCAGAGGTCATTTTGAGTGAGGTGGAAGAGGAGAAGCCTAAGGACATTGATTCATTACCTCCATCTGAAAGGAGAAAGAGGATCGCAGAGTTGCAGACCAAGTTAGTGCAAGCTGCAGCAAGGGGTGGGGTTAGAATCCGGAGGAAACCACACCGAGGGGAAAACTTCACCCTGATGCAGGCATTGGTGAAGGCTGATTTTTGGCTTATTTGGTGTTCGCTCCTACTTGGATCAGGATCAGGTCTGACAGTGATCGACAATCTGGGTCAGATGAGCCAGGCTGTTGGGTTCAAAGATGTACATATTTTTGTGTCATTGACGAGCATATGGAATTTCCTTGGTCGTGTTGGAGGTGGCTACTTCTCTGAGATTATTATCAG GGAACACGCATACCCAAGGCACATAGCGCTGGTAATTGCTCAGATCCTGATGGCTGTTGGTCATTTCCTCTTTGCAATGGCTTGGCCTCGAACTATGTACATCGGAACCTTCCTGGTTGGACTCGGATATGGAGCTCATTGGGCTATTGTGCCAGCTGCTGTCTCTGAACTTTTTGGCGTAAAACACTTTGGTGCAATGTACAACTTCCTCACAGTAGCAAACCCCACAGGGTCACTCATCTTCTCAGGCCTTATTGCTAGTAATTTGTATGACTATGAAGCTGAGAAACAAGCACAAGGCCATCAGATAACAGCATTGACATCTCCAAGATTGCTTCATAACATGGGTTTTCTTGCAGATGGACCACTGAAGTGTGAAGGAGCTGTCTGCTTTTTTGTTAGCTCATTGATTATGTCAGCGTTCTGTGTTGTTGGAGCTGGCTTAAGCCTCATGGTTGTTTACAGAACCAAACGGGTCTATACTCAACTCTATCGTTCAAACCGCACATGA
- the LOC100191440 gene encoding uncharacterized LOC100191440 has product MQYEYLRIYLNHNLLCPNCHNAFLAVETGFPCNGSSSSFSWSTKQQPQQNHNSTKHSYGSTSRTSSIPGTGHGGYQQDNAYDSYNNQGFQWNQYSKTTPAAGTNAYGTHALEKQRKKHDESYSYNYSESGNLYVHEKAASRRGRFSKRRRHNYDTYTTVDFGGDNKETVAASTEPTAVFTDVGRVNGTSAERFRSAVSGRRANVLGEITQIDTRSLLLEKAKATVRKKLQELNITSSSRFAERRGSEGKLNPCGNNIKVNGVLSDKPGKGVKLCSSRSIEIQVPDTDDKNPEQRRVPVSIDVPDPDFHDFDKDRTEKAFDSDQVWATYDSEDGMPRLYVMVQKVLSMRPFRIRMSFLNSKSNIELAPISWVASGFQKTCGDFRVGRYQVSETVNIFSHRVSWTKGPRGVIRIVPQKGDTWALYRNWSPDWNELTPDDVIYKYEIVEVVDDFTEEQGLTVIPLLKVAGFKAVFHRHMDPKEVRRIPKEGLFQFSHRVPSRLLTGEEGNNAPKGCHELDPAATPVDLLKVITELKEDAVGADC; this is encoded by the coding sequence ATGCAGTATGAGTACCTAAGAATTTATCTTAATCATAACCTGCTGTGCCCAAATTGCCATAATGCATTCTTGGCAGTGGAGACTGGGTTCCCATGCAACGGAAGCAGTTCATCATTCTCCTGGTCAACCAAGCAGCAGCCACAGCAGAACCACAATTCAACCAAGCATTCATATGGCTCAACAAGCAGGACTTCTAGCATCCCTGGGACAGGGCATGGGGGGTACCAGCAAGATAATGCTTATGATTCCTACAACAATCAAGGCTTCCAGTGGAATCAGTACTCCAAGACAACACCTGCAGCTGGTACCAATGCTTATGGTACACATGCCTTGGAGAAACAGAGAAAGAAGCATGATGAGAGCTACAGCTACAACTATTCTGAAAGCGGCAACTTATATGTCCATGAGAAAGCTGCTTCAAGGCGTGGTCGCTTCTCAAAGCGGAGAAGGCATAATTACGATACTTACACTACTGTGGATTTTGGTGGCGATAACAAAGAAACAGTTGCCGCAAGCACAGAACCAACTGCTGTTTTCACTGATGTGGGACGGGTCAACGGTACTTCAGCGGAAAGGTTTAGATCTGCAGTGAGTGGAAGAAGAGCAAATGTTCTTGGTGAGATTACCCAGATTGATACACGAAGTCTACTTCTTGAGAAAGCCAAGGCAACTGTCCGCAAAAAATTGCAGGAGTTAAACATTACATCATCTTCACGATTTGCAGAGAGAAGAGGATCTGAAGGAAAGCTAAATCCTTGTGGCAACAACATAAAGGTCAATGGTGTCCTCTCTGACAAACCTGGCAAGGGAGTCAAGCTATGTAGCTCAAGAAGCATAGAAATCCAAGTGCCTGATACTGATGACAAGAATCCAGAGCAGCGCCGTGTACCTGTGTCAATTGACGTCCCAGACCCCGACTTCCATGATTTCGATAAAGATCGAACAGAGAAGGCATTTGACAGTGATCAAGTGTGGGCTACATATGACAGCGAAGATGGCATGCCTCGCCTATATGTAATGGTTCAGAAAGTTCTTTCGATGAGGCCTTTCCGGATCCgcatgagctttctcaactcaaaGTCAAATATCGAACTGGCACCTATAAGCTGGGTTGCCTCCGGTTTCCAGAAGACATGTGGCGATTTCAGGGTTGGGAGATATCAGGTCAGCGAAACGGTCAACATATTTTCACACAGAGTGAGCTGGACTAAAGGTCCCCGAGGCGTCATCAGGATTGTTCCCCAGAAAGGGGATACATGGGCCTTGTACCGCAACTGGTCTCCTGATTGGAATGAGCTTACACCCGAtgatgtgatatacaagtatgagaTAGTAGAAGTCGTTGATGATTTCACCGAGGAGCAAGGGCTGACCGTCATCCCGTTGCTGAAGGTTGCCGGATTCAAAGCTGTCTTCCACAGACACATGGATCCCAAGGAGGTCAGGAGGATACCGAAGGAAGGGCTGTTCCAGTTCTCACATCGAGTTCCTTCTCGTCTTCTGACCGGTGAAGAAGGCAACAACGCCCCGAAAGGTTGCCATGAGCTGGACCCCGCCGCAACTCCAGTGGACCTTCTTAAGGTTATCACGGAGCTCAAGGAAGATGCGGTGGGCGCAGACTGCTAA
- the LOC100192719 gene encoding Small nuclear ribonucleoprotein F, translating into MSSGGADKPGSGGGAVKTPSDFLKSIRGRPVVVKLNSGVDYRGILACLDGYMNIAMEQTEEYVNGQLKNKYGDAFIRGNNVLYISTTKRTLADGA; encoded by the exons ATGAGCTCCGGCGGCGCGGACAAGCCCGGCAGTGGCGGCGGCGCGGTGAAGACGCCGTCGGACTTCCTCAAGTCCATCAGGGGCCGCCCCGTAGTCGTAaagctcaactccggcgtcgactACAGAG GTATATTGGCTTGTCTGGATGGTTATATGAACATCGCAATGGAGCAGACCGAGGAGTACGTGAATGGCCAGTTGAAGAACAAGTATGGCGACGCCTTCATAAGGGGCAACAACG tTCTGTACATCAGCACGACGAAGCGGACCCTTGCCGATGGCGCGTAG
- the LOC100381633 gene encoding uncharacterized protein LOC100381633, whose protein sequence is MGALGDRLRAFSTNRWLVFVAAMWLQSMAGIGYLFGAISPVIKAALGYNQRQVAALGVAKDLGDCVGFLAGSLSAVLPSWAMLLIGSAQNFLGYGWLWLIVTRQAPALPLWMMCVLIYVGTNGETFFNTTALVTCIQNFPKSRGQTVGIMKGFAGLSSAILTQLYAVMHTPDHATLVFMVAVGPSLVALGLMFIIRPVGGHRQVRPSDKNSFLFIYTICLLLASYLVGVMLVQDFMQLSDNVVGILTVLLLILLVLPIMIPVTLTLSSKTQHPIEEALLFESSKGETSTSQEKEDQPEVILSEVEEEKPKDIDSLPPSERRKRIAELQTKLVQAAARGGVRIRRKPHRGENFTLMQALVKADFWLIWCSLLLGSGSGLTVIDNLGQMSQAVGFKDVHIFVSLTSIWNFLGRVGGGYFSEIIIREHAYPRHIALVIAQILMAVGHFLFAMAWPRTMYIGTFLVGLGYGAHWAIVPAAVSELFGVKHFGAMYNFLTVANPTGSLIFSGLIASNLYDYEAEKQAQGHQITALTSPRLLHNMGFLADGPLKCEGAVCFFVSSLIMSAFCVVGAGLSLMVVYRTKRVYTQLYRSNRT, encoded by the exons ATGGGGGCGCTTGGGGACAGgctgcgggccttctccacgaacCGGTGGCTGGTGTTCGTCGCCGCAATGTGGCTGCAGTCCATGGCCGGCATCGGGTACCTCTTCGGCGCCATCTCGCCGGTCATCAAGGCCGCGCTGGGCTACAACCAACGCCAGGTGGCCGCGCTCGGCGTCGCCAAGGACCTCGGCGACTGCGTCGGCTTCCTCGCCGGCTCGCTCTCGGCCGTGCTGCCGTCATGGGCGATGCTGCTCATCGGCTCCGCTCAGAACTTCCTCGGCTACGGCTGGCTCTGGCTCATCGTCACCAGGCAGGCGCCGGCGCTGCCCCTCTGGATG ATGTGTGTTCTTATCTATGTTGGGACCAACGGTGAGACATTCTTCAACACAACCGCACTTGTTACATGCATACAGAACTTCCCCAAGAGCAGAGGTCAGACAGTGGGTATTATGAAAGGATTTGCGGGCCTTAGCAGTGCAATCTTGACGCAGCTGTATGCAGTAATGCACACACCAGACCATGCAACACTTGTCTTCATGGTTGCAGTTGGTCCATCGTTGGTTGCTCTTGGCCTGATGTTTATTATTAGGCCTGTTGGAGGTCACCGCCAGGTGCGTCCATCTGACAAGAACAGCTTCTTGTTCATCTACACTATCTGTTTGCTCCTCGCCTCATATCTTGTCGGCGTCATGCTAGTCCAAGATTTCATGCAACTGAGCGACAATGTGGTTGGTATTCTCACTGTGCTTCTTCTCATACTTCTTGTTTTACCAATCATGATCCCTGTGACCTTGACATTATCATCCAAAACACAACATCCAATTGAAGAGGCTCTCCTTTTTGAATCATCAAAAGGAGAGACAAGCACTTCACAAGAGAAAGAGGATCAGCCAGAGGTCATTTTGAGTGAGGTGGAAGAGGAGAAGCCTAAGGACATTGATTCATTACCTCCATCTGAAAGGAGAAAGAGGATCGCAGAGTTGCAGACCAAGTTAGTGCAAGCTGCAGCAAGGGGTGGGGTTAGAATCCGGAGGAAACCACACCGAGGGGAAAACTTCACCCTGATGCAGGCATTGGTGAAGGCTGATTTTTGGCTTATTTGGTGTTCGCTCCTACTTGGATCAGGATCAGGTCTGACAGTGATCGACAATCTGGGTCAGATGAGCCAGGCTGTTGGGTTCAAAGATGTACATATTTTTGTGTCATTGACGAGCATATGGAATTTCCTTGGTCGTGTTGGAGGTGGCTACTTCTCTGAGATTATTATCAG GGAACACGCATACCCAAGGCACATAGCGCTGGTAATTGCTCAGATCCTGATGGCTGTTGGTCATTTCCTCTTTGCAATGGCTTGGCCTCGAACTATGTACATCGGAACCTTCCTGGTTGGACTCGGATATGGAGCTCATTGGGCTATTGTGCCAGCTGCTGTCTCTGAACTTTTTGGCGTAAAACACTTTGGTGCAATGTACAACTTCCTCACAGTAGCAAACCCCACAGGGTCACTCATCTTCTCAGGCCTTATTGCTAGTAATTTGTATGACTATGAAGCTGAGAAACAAGCACAAGGCCATCAGATAACAGCATTGACATCTCCAAGATTGCTTCATAACATGGGTTTTCTTGCAGATGGACCACTGAAGTGTGAAGGAGCTGTCTGCTTTTTTGTTAGCTCATTGATTATGTCAGCGTTCTGTGTTGTTGGAGCTGGCTTAAGCCTCATGGTTGTTTACAGAACCAAACGGGTCTATACTCAACTCTATCGTTCAAACCGCACATGA